One Methylomonas sp. LL1 DNA segment encodes these proteins:
- a CDS encoding argonaute/piwi family protein, with protein sequence MQIKILDEPKLEFANGTHICPKAGIETLGVYDKNDEFRQSELRLGIVGRGEGVDLLDLWIAKCQEGIEGKESKYSNLFRGFGGFTQHHGFYAKFLYGPTLTRTIQKSELNKTLKIESREQRVRVCVDLYFDQIRFLAEHRPVDVIICVIPNDMFDALTKEKGKEEDPESYDGDSDDDKANGSLEHNFRRFLKAKTMHLGKPLQLVLEKSLSIDTGNKGQQDDATRAWNFCTALYYKGNKTIPWRLVEETHKPKTCYVGIGFYKSRDNETVSTSLAQVFDEFGHGVILRGSPVQLDKSDRRPYMNEGQAFELLMNALNEYDHALMQMPARIVIHKSSNFREEEIRGFIRAIESKGIRMKDFITIMESKVRLYSYEQYPPVRGTLLSLSESKAILYTKGAVNFYKTYPGMYVPSPLEIRAFEHDSSLEDLCEEVLGLTKMNWNNTQFDGRYPITLECSRKVGEIMKYVEENEKPQVSYSFYM encoded by the coding sequence GTGCAGATTAAGATCCTTGATGAGCCGAAGCTGGAGTTTGCCAATGGAACACACATCTGTCCAAAGGCAGGCATTGAAACACTTGGCGTATATGACAAAAACGATGAGTTCCGGCAGAGCGAGTTGAGACTGGGAATAGTTGGACGCGGAGAAGGTGTCGATCTTTTAGATCTCTGGATAGCAAAATGCCAAGAAGGAATCGAGGGTAAAGAGTCAAAATATTCAAATCTTTTTAGAGGATTCGGTGGATTCACACAGCATCATGGATTTTATGCGAAGTTCTTATATGGTCCGACGCTAACCAGAACCATTCAAAAGTCAGAGTTAAACAAAACATTGAAAATCGAATCGAGGGAACAGCGAGTCAGGGTATGTGTTGATCTGTACTTTGATCAAATCCGCTTTCTTGCCGAACACCGTCCAGTGGATGTAATTATTTGCGTCATTCCAAATGATATGTTCGATGCTCTGACTAAGGAAAAAGGAAAGGAAGAAGATCCCGAGAGCTATGATGGCGACTCTGACGATGATAAAGCCAATGGTTCATTAGAACATAACTTCCGCCGTTTTTTGAAAGCGAAGACCATGCACTTGGGCAAACCTTTACAGCTTGTTTTAGAGAAGTCATTGTCTATTGATACCGGTAATAAAGGGCAGCAGGATGATGCGACGAGAGCGTGGAACTTTTGTACTGCACTTTACTACAAGGGAAATAAGACAATTCCTTGGCGATTGGTGGAGGAAACACATAAGCCAAAGACCTGCTATGTGGGAATTGGATTTTATAAAAGTCGTGATAATGAGACAGTATCAACCAGTTTGGCACAGGTCTTTGATGAGTTTGGTCATGGAGTGATTCTCAGGGGTTCTCCAGTTCAGTTAGATAAGAGCGACCGACGACCTTACATGAACGAAGGGCAAGCGTTCGAGTTGTTAATGAACGCTTTGAATGAGTATGATCATGCTTTGATGCAAATGCCTGCGCGGATTGTCATTCATAAATCCAGCAACTTCCGGGAAGAAGAGATTAGAGGATTTATCAGAGCAATAGAAAGCAAGGGTATACGAATGAAAGACTTCATAACCATTATGGAGTCCAAAGTACGGCTCTACAGCTACGAACAGTATCCCCCCGTGAGAGGAACATTGCTGTCACTATCGGAAAGCAAGGCCATTCTCTATACAAAGGGAGCCGTCAATTTTTACAAGACTTATCCGGGAATGTATGTTCCATCTCCACTCGAAATCAGAGCTTTTGAACACGACTCTTCGTTGGAAGATTTATGTGAGGAAGTAC